One stretch of Methylococcus capsulatus DNA includes these proteins:
- a CDS encoding SurA N-terminal domain-containing protein — translation MLQAIRDKAQGIFAWAMLILVGIPFAFWGINNYFDSSKEAPVAVVGDRDFYERDVVQAYQQDLANLVGLGDVDEKQLKRQALERLVRDELISQAAAGEGLAVPESAVRAFIQTLPYFQTDGKFDKDKYNVMLSAQGMNSPVFVEQVKRALLMEQFRRGITDTAFASRQQVRAFFRLMNQEREIEFATVPLAKADEEVAESSIEAYYRSHPDEFQSPETVTVSYLSLSLDDVAKEVKPSEEDLRNFYEEQKAAFTTEERRKVSHILVTVDPAKPGDEAAALAKIQQLRDRVLKGEDFATLAKDTSDDRVSAEKGGDLGVVTKGAMEPNFEKAALALSQGEVSEPVRTSFGYHLIKVTELTPATIKPYDEVKDEVAAGFRRNAAENRFYDLGQKLTESAFEHPDTLEPAAQALGLKVEESGPFTRESGEGIFAEESVRKAAFSDEVLGGKNSDVIEIGADKVVVLRLKEHRPAETRPLAEVRDRIVTLLRVRAARQKTKDLAEAALKQIGTGKSLGDVAKAQNWKVTGPLTIKRDASGVAAPIVNAAFGTRELNHPILVELENGDQAILRIAAIKEGEVSPEAEKDMDTVRQSLARGAGQREFAAFVAEMRRSADVYIKPELD, via the coding sequence ATGCTGCAGGCCATTCGTGACAAAGCGCAGGGGATTTTCGCCTGGGCGATGTTGATTCTGGTGGGTATTCCTTTTGCCTTTTGGGGAATCAACAACTATTTCGATTCGAGCAAGGAAGCACCTGTAGCGGTCGTCGGTGACCGGGATTTCTACGAACGCGACGTGGTCCAGGCTTATCAGCAGGATTTGGCCAATCTGGTCGGTCTGGGGGATGTCGACGAAAAGCAGCTGAAACGGCAGGCACTCGAACGTCTGGTGCGCGATGAGCTGATTTCGCAGGCCGCGGCGGGTGAAGGGCTGGCCGTCCCGGAATCGGCGGTGCGTGCTTTCATCCAGACGCTGCCGTATTTCCAGACCGACGGCAAATTCGACAAGGACAAGTACAATGTCATGCTTTCGGCGCAAGGGATGAATTCGCCCGTTTTCGTCGAGCAGGTCAAGCGTGCTCTCTTGATGGAGCAGTTTCGTCGGGGCATCACCGATACCGCTTTCGCCAGCCGGCAACAGGTGAGGGCATTTTTCCGCCTGATGAACCAGGAGCGTGAAATCGAGTTCGCGACGGTGCCGCTGGCGAAGGCCGATGAAGAGGTGGCCGAGTCATCGATCGAGGCGTATTACCGGTCGCACCCGGACGAGTTCCAGTCCCCCGAAACCGTCACCGTCAGTTACCTTTCACTGAGCCTCGACGATGTGGCGAAAGAGGTGAAGCCCAGCGAGGAGGATCTGAGGAACTTCTATGAGGAACAAAAGGCCGCCTTCACCACGGAAGAACGGCGGAAAGTGAGCCACATCCTCGTCACCGTGGATCCAGCCAAGCCCGGGGACGAGGCCGCTGCGCTGGCCAAGATCCAACAGCTCCGGGATCGTGTGCTCAAAGGAGAGGATTTCGCCACGCTCGCGAAGGATACTTCCGACGATCGGGTGTCTGCCGAGAAGGGGGGCGACCTCGGCGTGGTGACCAAGGGGGCCATGGAGCCGAACTTCGAGAAAGCAGCATTGGCGCTGTCGCAGGGTGAGGTGTCCGAACCGGTCCGAACGTCCTTCGGCTACCATTTGATCAAGGTGACGGAGCTCACGCCCGCCACCATCAAGCCGTATGATGAGGTGAAGGACGAAGTCGCCGCCGGTTTTCGCAGGAATGCGGCGGAGAATCGGTTCTACGACTTGGGACAGAAGCTCACCGAATCCGCCTTCGAACACCCCGATACGCTGGAGCCGGCGGCTCAGGCGCTGGGGCTTAAGGTCGAGGAGAGCGGGCCGTTCACCCGGGAGAGCGGGGAGGGAATTTTTGCAGAGGAGAGTGTGCGCAAGGCGGCTTTCAGCGACGAGGTGCTGGGCGGCAAGAACAGCGATGTCATCGAGATCGGGGCGGACAAGGTCGTCGTACTCAGGCTGAAAGAACATCGTCCCGCCGAAACCCGCCCACTTGCGGAAGTCCGCGACCGGATCGTCACCTTGTTGCGCGTTCGGGCGGCTAGGCAGAAGACCAAAGATCTCGCGGAGGCTGCGCTTAAACAGATCGGAACAGGGAAGAGCCTGGGGGATGTGGCGAAAGCCCAAAACTGGAAGGTCACCGGACCTCTCACCATCAAGCGGGATGCCTCCGGAGTGGCAGCTCCCATCGTGAATGCTGCGTTCGGAACCCGGGAGTTGAACCATCCGATCCTGGTGGAGCTCGAAAACGGCGACCAGGCGATCCTCCGGATTGCGGCGATCAAGGAAGGCGAGGTGTCGCCCGAGGCTGAAAAGGACATGGACACCGTGCGCCAGTCTTTGGCGCGGGGTGCCGGCCAGAGGGAGTTCGCCGCCTTCGTGGCGGAGATGCGCAGAAGCGCGGATGTCTATATCAAGCCCGAGCTGGACTGA
- a CDS encoding HU family DNA-binding protein has translation MNKAELIEAIADAANLTKADAGRALDAVIDAITGALKNGDTVSLVGFGSFVVKERAERQGRNPQTGDSITIKAAKIPSFKCGKALKDAVN, from the coding sequence ATGAATAAAGCGGAACTGATTGAAGCTATCGCCGATGCGGCCAATCTCACTAAGGCCGATGCGGGGCGTGCTCTGGATGCCGTGATCGACGCAATCACCGGTGCGTTGAAGAATGGCGATACGGTCTCGTTGGTCGGGTTCGGTTCGTTCGTGGTCAAGGAACGCGCAGAGCGTCAGGGGCGTAATCCGCAGACGGGCGATAGCATCACCATCAAGGCTGCAAAAATTCCGTCGTTCAAGTGTGGCAAAGCGCTCAAAGATGCTGTAAACTAG